Genomic segment of Agrobacterium larrymoorei:
ATAGAAGCCCTCGCCGTAATCCGGGCGCAGACCGGGCGCACCCTCATCGGCGCCACCGAGGCCCATGCCGATTTCATAAAGCTTGTCGATCTTGCCAGCGCTCTGGATGAGGAACGCCGTCATAACCCCGTTGCCAACATTGGCGCTTTCGCCGTTGAACGGGTAGCCGGTGGCGAAGCGTGGTGCGTTGGCATCCGCCTTGTCGCCCCAGAAAGCCACCTGCTCATCCTTGAAGCATTGCTTCAGGCCCATTTCGCTGAAAATCGCGTCGTAAAAAGCAACAGCTCGATCAAGATCTGTCGTGCCGACCATCGTGTAACCAATCATTTGAAACCTCTTTCAACAACTAGAACCACTTTAAGATTTCAGATCGCATCTGCACAACTTGCTGACGTAAAATGCCTGGAGTTTTCCCGGACAAAAACGGCGCTACCGGAAATCCCCGGCAGCGCCATTTCAAAACGATCAGCGAATTTCGACGCTAAGGCCATTCGGCGTGTAAAGCGGATGCAGTTCCACGCCATCATTTGCCGTCACCTTGGCAAACCGACCGTCCAATTTGTCGGCTGTGATGACGCGGTAGATGCTTCCCTTGGCTGGCTTTTTAGCAAATGACAGCGCAAGATCGCCGCCGCCGATTACCACCTTGCCACCAACTATCAGCGCAGGCGTTTCCACCTTCGTCAAGTCAAGGCTCAGCGTGCCGCCGCTCTGCGTAAAGTCCGCCGGGGCTTGCAGCGAAACGCCATCAGGTCCACGCAGCGTGCCACCTTCGACATAGATCGTGCCGGTACCGAAGGCAGTCGCAGATGCTGCGATCAACTCGCCATCTTTCAGAACAGTGCCGCCGCTATAGCTGTTGTTGCCAGCTATGGTCAGCGATCCTGAACCAGCCTTTTCGAGAAGGCCGGGACCGGCCACATCGTTCGTCCAGCGATCCGCGGCGTTGAAGCCGCCAGCGTCGGAATTCATGGTCACGCGCACATCGCCGTCGAACGAGCCAAAGCCCCCAGCTGCCGCCACGAGATCAAGCTGGCCCCAGCCCTGGCTATCATCGATCAGCGGATAACCGCCAACGATGGTGGTGGATGCGAGCACGGCCCGGCGCTGCTCTGCGGAGAGATAGGGAAGACGCGTCTCCAGCAGCACCTCTGCGCCCTCAGGCACGACCACCTCCTGCTCCTGCTGCATGTCCGAGCGGCTGAAGCCGTAGGTCATGCGCTGCCTGTACACGGCCTTGTTGGCAGCAGCATCGGCAAATCGGTCATTCGCATCACTATGGGCAACGCCATAAAGCGTTTCACCGTTCTTCAGCTTGGTCTTAAAATAGGCGTGCACTTCATCGAACGCCTTTTTCTTCAACTCGGCAGAAGCCGGATCGTTGAGATAGGCCGCAGCAATGGCCGTTGCCATGATGCGTCCACCCATCACGTCCAGCGGCGAATGCATACCGGCAACCACGCGATCTTCACCGAGATCGGAAGCGCGGGTCAGAAGTTCGGCGTAACGCTCCGGCACCGCATAGGCATAGGCGATTGCCGCAAGATAGGCCGCATTGGTATGGCCGCTCGGGAAGCCGCCATCCTTCTGGCGGCCACGCGTTTCGCGAACGACGCGAAGGGCTGGAACAACCTCGACATTGGTGTCATAGGCTTCGAATTCCTTGTCGCCAATCTT
This window contains:
- a CDS encoding VOC family protein; protein product: MIGYTMVGTTDLDRAVAFYDAIFSEMGLKQCFKDEQVAFWGDKADANAPRFATGYPFNGESANVGNGVMTAFLIQSAGKIDKLYEIGMGLGGADEGAPGLRPDYGEGFYAAYLRDPDGNKLAFVCYDVNKAAA
- a CDS encoding acid phosphatase produces the protein MTFIPCSGARLLRVALLASTTTLFFSSAVFSTDLPPPPKGVGHAAIVAEPQGSAPLSLLDNYKNQTGKDASGKEINKYDPKVNPVIGLLSGFDKIWTVGDEAWANGGANGDGPTDFSKVKIVDPKIWSENMAYVLAVSGKDRPASMALSAYLDDRRSQNYSVIDGLGPLADWYKQGSGATTTINHTLADFKVNDVLTTKEDDKGTEAGTDKSELKTFVAFLNDLRGPFASTSPAKAYYTSPRPWRMTDTGEVKQTGTEKIGDKEFEAYDTNVEVVPALRVVRETRGRQKDGGFPSGHTNAAYLAAIAYAYAVPERYAELLTRASDLGEDRVVAGMHSPLDVMGGRIMATAIAAAYLNDPASAELKKKAFDEVHAYFKTKLKNGETLYGVAHSDANDRFADAAANKAVYRQRMTYGFSRSDMQQEQEVVVPEGAEVLLETRLPYLSAEQRRAVLASTTIVGGYPLIDDSQGWGQLDLVAAAGGFGSFDGDVRVTMNSDAGGFNAADRWTNDVAGPGLLEKAGSGSLTIAGNNSYSGGTVLKDGELIAASATAFGTGTIYVEGGTLRGPDGVSLQAPADFTQSGGTLSLDLTKVETPALIVGGKVVIGGGDLALSFAKKPAKGSIYRVITADKLDGRFAKVTANDGVELHPLYTPNGLSVEIR